One Streptomyces sp. NBC_01237 genomic region harbors:
- a CDS encoding DUF4333 domain-containing protein: protein MTDQRSFARTVIAFSLAVIACCALTFTIMLLAGSPAVQPQRVLDQDALSRAVLNNVSSTDFAKPPTIDDVSCPASIPVEAGRGFECKVDGVGDGSKSGHAWVKVKIKDDQGGLSLG, encoded by the coding sequence GTGACTGATCAACGCAGCTTCGCCCGGACCGTCATCGCGTTCTCCCTGGCCGTGATCGCCTGTTGTGCGCTCACTTTCACCATCATGCTGCTGGCCGGGAGTCCCGCCGTGCAGCCGCAGCGTGTCCTGGATCAGGACGCGCTGTCGCGGGCCGTGCTCAACAACGTCAGCTCCACCGACTTCGCCAAGCCCCCGACCATCGATGATGTCAGCTGCCCCGCTTCCATCCCCGTCGAGGCGGGCCGAGGGTTCGAGTGCAAGGTCGACGGCGTCGGCGACGGCAGCAAGAGCGGCCATGCCTGGGTCAAGGTGAAGATCAAGGACGATCAGGGCGGCCTGTCACTGGGCTGA
- a CDS encoding NAD(P)/FAD-dependent oxidoreductase, translating to MVQESVMRVAVIGSGILGAAVADELVRRGLSVVVCTAEESRPPVTDVAFGWLNAHGSAAEPPSGTRDRDELARSLGVLRSVTARPPLRGIITWNGAVSWASTTTATARFAERSGPGVATVEAGALRQILPGLRVPPPVVAHAGDEGMVEPDDLRHAFLARARAGGATVVATRVDRIRARRAGGYELEGTGAALTVDRIVLACGTGLPALAEQVGEHIEVPGVPAARFTFSAPELRLDRVVSTPDFEIRPSARHGFVGAEDVVPGESETATRARVHESLSAVREAFGLPREPALRTVTVGIRPIPTGNGILCAPLANAPGVVALAAHPGVTLAASLAQRAAEHVGTPDPR from the coding sequence ATGGTTCAGGAAAGCGTGATGCGCGTAGCCGTGATCGGCTCGGGCATCCTGGGAGCGGCCGTAGCTGACGAACTGGTGCGCCGCGGCCTGTCCGTCGTGGTCTGCACGGCGGAGGAGTCGCGGCCACCGGTGACGGATGTGGCGTTCGGCTGGCTCAACGCGCACGGGTCGGCGGCGGAGCCGCCGTCGGGCACGCGCGACCGGGACGAGCTCGCCCGGTCGCTCGGCGTGCTGCGCAGCGTCACGGCGAGGCCGCCGTTGCGTGGCATCATCACCTGGAACGGCGCCGTGAGCTGGGCATCGACCACAACCGCGACGGCTCGGTTCGCCGAGCGATCAGGCCCCGGCGTCGCGACCGTCGAGGCGGGGGCCCTGCGTCAGATCCTTCCCGGCCTGCGGGTTCCGCCGCCGGTCGTCGCGCACGCGGGCGACGAGGGCATGGTCGAGCCGGACGACCTGCGCCACGCGTTCCTCGCCCGCGCGCGGGCGGGCGGAGCCACCGTCGTCGCCACTCGGGTGGATCGCATCCGGGCGCGGCGGGCAGGCGGCTACGAGCTGGAGGGCACCGGAGCGGCACTCACGGTCGACCGGATCGTTCTCGCCTGCGGGACGGGCCTGCCCGCCCTCGCGGAGCAGGTCGGCGAGCACATCGAAGTGCCCGGTGTACCGGCCGCGCGCTTCACCTTCTCCGCACCGGAACTGCGTCTGGACCGAGTGGTGTCCACGCCGGACTTCGAGATCCGGCCGTCCGCCCGGCACGGCTTCGTGGGTGCCGAGGACGTGGTCCCGGGCGAATCGGAGACAGCGACGCGGGCGCGGGTGCACGAGTCCCTGAGTGCCGTGCGGGAGGCGTTCGGGCTGCCGCGGGAGCCGGCCCTGAGGACCGTCACCGTAGGCATCCGCCCGATCCCGACCGGCAACGGCATACTCTGCGCACCGCTGGCGAATGCTCCGGGAGTCGTCGCACTCGCCGCACACCCCGGGGTGACGCTCGCGGCCTCGCTGGCCCAGCGGGCGGCGGAACACGTCGGCACCCCCGATCCCCGATGA
- a CDS encoding phosphotransferase family protein, protein MTRDQLAGAARAALGGGRQLEAVERLAGGTTKGVYRLTMDDARTAIAYLWEDSENYWPTTEHDGDLADPFSPGTGLDLFEAAHARLEALGLRVLEIHLADRDRTHYPAELAIVEDVPGEDLMGLRNRDPRAAEPTMTRLAETLATMRGHRAQSFGKVALIDAGGTSRAASCEQAALAFALRCLAEATARDHRIADARDQLEERLRQLTAAVRPRVEYCVVHGELGLDHVRVDRDGHPVVIDIENLLYFDVEWEHVFLRLRHSDSQYRQLAVDGLDGDRLALYELTQHLSLTAGPLRLLDGDFPDREFMRGIAEHHLNEALALIPAG, encoded by the coding sequence GTGACGCGGGATCAGTTGGCGGGTGCGGCGCGGGCAGCGCTGGGCGGCGGGCGACAGCTGGAGGCGGTGGAGCGGCTCGCGGGCGGCACCACGAAGGGTGTGTACCGGCTGACGATGGACGACGCCAGGACGGCGATCGCCTATCTGTGGGAGGACTCGGAGAACTACTGGCCGACCACCGAGCACGACGGCGACCTCGCCGATCCCTTCTCGCCCGGTACCGGGCTCGATCTGTTCGAGGCCGCGCACGCGCGCCTGGAGGCGCTGGGCCTTCGGGTCCTTGAGATCCACCTGGCCGACCGCGACCGTACCCACTACCCGGCCGAACTCGCGATCGTCGAGGACGTGCCCGGAGAGGACCTGATGGGCCTGCGCAACCGCGACCCGCGTGCTGCGGAGCCGACCATGACGCGCCTCGCCGAGACCCTGGCGACGATGCGCGGTCACCGGGCCCAGTCCTTCGGCAAGGTGGCCCTGATCGACGCGGGCGGCACGTCACGCGCGGCCTCGTGCGAGCAGGCGGCACTGGCCTTCGCGCTGCGCTGCCTCGCCGAGGCGACCGCGCGCGACCACCGGATCGCCGATGCCCGCGATCAGTTGGAGGAGCGGCTGCGTCAGCTGACCGCAGCGGTGCGGCCGCGCGTCGAGTACTGCGTCGTCCACGGAGAGCTGGGCCTGGACCACGTCAGGGTCGACCGGGACGGCCATCCCGTCGTGATCGACATCGAGAACCTGCTGTACTTCGACGTCGAATGGGAGCACGTGTTCCTACGCCTCCGCCATTCCGACAGCCAGTACCGGCAGCTGGCGGTGGACGGTCTCGACGGGGACCGCCTCGCACTCTACGAACTCACCCAGCATCTGTCGCTGACAGCCGGCCCGCTGCGCCTGCTCGACGGGGACTTCCCCGACCGGGAGTTCATGCGGGGGATCGCCGAGCATCACCTGAACGAGGCGCTGGCGCTGATACCGGCGGGCTGA
- a CDS encoding SDR family NAD(P)-dependent oxidoreductase: MSPTPSTPPWDVRRLPRADDSVFLVTGGNAGIGYFVAEQLSATGATVVLGSRNPAKAEAAMASIRARVPGARVRAVRLDLADLSSLETAVESLGVECLDAVVHNAGVALDVPPRRETGDGHELMFGTNHLGHFVLTRWLMPLLSAAPAARMVTMGSFAAKSERIDLDDLQSEEDYRPKRAYGRSKLAQMYFGVELERRLRAVGSTVASVVVHPGGALDSLTPSRPPVHVRTTGARLSAAPAALLLQGKHAGARPAVRAVLDPDVRGGRLWGPRVFGLRGEPRREPLWNHLADTSVASRLWDASCDLTGLDLGVTPG; the protein is encoded by the coding sequence ATGTCGCCCACGCCCTCCACCCCACCCTGGGATGTCCGACGGCTGCCGCGTGCCGATGACAGCGTCTTCCTGGTCACCGGCGGTAACGCCGGCATCGGGTACTTCGTCGCGGAGCAGTTGTCGGCAACCGGAGCCACCGTCGTACTCGGCAGCCGGAACCCCGCCAAGGCCGAGGCCGCCATGGCCTCGATCCGTGCACGTGTCCCTGGCGCACGGGTGCGGGCCGTACGGCTGGACCTCGCCGACCTCTCATCGCTCGAAACAGCGGTGGAATCGCTGGGGGTGGAATGTCTCGACGCTGTGGTCCACAACGCCGGTGTCGCGCTCGATGTCCCGCCACGACGGGAGACCGGCGACGGTCACGAGCTCATGTTCGGCACGAATCACCTGGGGCACTTCGTCCTGACCCGGTGGCTCATGCCGCTGCTGTCGGCTGCGCCGGCGGCCCGCATGGTGACCATGGGCAGCTTCGCGGCGAAGTCCGAGCGGATCGACCTGGACGACCTTCAGTCCGAAGAGGACTACCGGCCCAAGCGCGCCTACGGACGCTCCAAGTTGGCGCAGATGTACTTCGGCGTCGAACTCGAACGTCGACTGCGCGCCGTCGGCAGCACGGTGGCGAGCGTGGTGGTACATCCCGGCGGCGCCCTGGATTCCCTCACCCCGTCACGACCGCCGGTCCATGTGCGCACCACCGGCGCGCGTCTGAGCGCGGCACCCGCGGCCCTCCTTCTCCAGGGCAAGCACGCCGGGGCCCGGCCCGCCGTCCGAGCGGTGCTCGACCCGGATGTGCGGGGAGGCCGGCTGTGGGGCCCACGCGTCTTCGGCCTGCGCGGCGAGCCCCGACGCGAACCGCTGTGGAACCACCTCGCCGACACCTCCGTCGCGTCGCGGTTGTGGGACGCCAGCTGTGATCTGACCGGCCTCGACCTCGGTGTCACCCCCGGATAG
- a CDS encoding tryptorubin family RiPP precursor, with protein sequence MKLVRIINKFRPEKSLKAYAWYGWI encoded by the coding sequence ATGAAGCTCGTTCGCATCATCAATAAGTTCCGCCCGGAAAAGAGCCTCAAGGCGTACGCCTGGTACGGCTGGATTTAA